In the genome of Streptomyces sp. NBC_01264, one region contains:
- a CDS encoding transposase family protein yields MPHAPCLEPLGEGAAKEQVRCLVAEFESVTDPRGAFGVRYRLSSLLAVVVCAMTPSGHDSITAAAEWCRRATSEELAAFGLPYHPLLGRYRVPSEKTLRRVLGRLDPGEIGAAGYDYLRPLLSAQARRPEPVMPDGGAEREQHRAHRAAARAEPVRIRLRAIAVDGKCLRGAKRPDGSRIIVLSAVRHGDILTLASREIGAKTNEIPEFAPLLDGIDDADLAGVVVTADALHAQRDHATYLRERGAHYLLTIKNNQRGQAPSAPCPALEGDPHDPPG; encoded by the coding sequence GTGCCTCATGCGCCCTGCCTGGAACCCCTCGGGGAGGGCGCCGCCAAGGAGCAAGTCCGCTGCCTGGTCGCCGAGTTCGAGTCGGTCACCGACCCGAGAGGGGCGTTCGGGGTGCGTTACCGGCTCTCCTCGCTGCTGGCCGTGGTGGTCTGCGCGATGACTCCGTCCGGCCACGACTCGATCACCGCGGCAGCGGAGTGGTGCCGACGTGCGACGTCGGAGGAACTGGCCGCCTTCGGCCTGCCATACCACCCACTCCTCGGCCGCTACCGGGTGCCGAGCGAGAAGACCCTGCGCAGGGTCCTGGGGCGGCTCGATCCCGGTGAGATCGGCGCGGCCGGTTACGACTACCTCCGGCCTCTGCTGTCCGCACAGGCCCGCCGGCCGGAGCCGGTGATGCCCGACGGTGGCGCCGAGCGTGAACAGCACCGGGCCCATCGGGCGGCCGCCCGCGCCGAGCCGGTACGAATCCGGCTGCGGGCGATCGCGGTGGACGGCAAGTGCCTGCGCGGCGCGAAGCGCCCGGACGGCAGCCGGATCATCGTCCTGTCCGCCGTCCGTCACGGCGACATTCTCACTCTCGCTTCCCGCGAGATCGGCGCGAAGACCAACGAGATCCCCGAGTTCGCACCTCTCCTCGACGGAATCGACGACGCGGACCTCGCAGGGGTGGTCGTTACCGCCGATGCCCTCCACGCCCAACGCGACCACGCCACATACCTGCGCGAACGCGGCGCTCACTACCTGCTGACCATCAAGAACAACCAGCGCGGCCAGGCCCCGTCAGCTCCATGCCCTGCCCTGGAAGGAGATCCCCATGATCCACCGGGATGA
- a CDS encoding FUSC family protein, whose amino-acid sequence MGTTRAARPGRVREIAATDGPTAARILVTGVVGWQAALWLGADSPPVYAAIVPLVALRGDPMSALTVSFQRVLGVVAGVLLGITVLNLMRPSTAALALVLAVGLTLGMILRAGGLNLQVAVSSLLVFANPSPDAYAFHRLWETATGAVVTILLAPLLWPPDPRRFLPVLVEDCRTRLIQGIDGSVAAVGAGLVLARENLAAATEHCAAVRGHAARAQEAARLMRFNPLHRRHRGEVQRLVLAVETADRLAVHVSVLAQDVAAFADRLDLASVLADARPRLAEIAAPTTQAIVHALSGADPQSAVATARGLLTAYVHSDSRPAVVTLRRPFLRILDDLGA is encoded by the coding sequence GTGGGTACCACCCGTGCGGCGCGCCCGGGCCGCGTGCGCGAGATCGCAGCCACGGATGGCCCCACCGCGGCGCGGATCCTCGTCACCGGCGTAGTCGGCTGGCAGGCCGCCCTCTGGCTGGGCGCCGACAGCCCGCCGGTCTACGCGGCCATCGTGCCGCTCGTGGCCCTGCGTGGGGATCCCATGAGTGCCCTGACCGTGTCGTTCCAGCGAGTCCTCGGCGTTGTCGCGGGTGTGCTGCTAGGCATCACGGTCCTCAACCTGATGCGTCCTTCGACCGCTGCCCTGGCCCTGGTGCTGGCTGTGGGTCTGACCCTGGGCATGATCCTGCGGGCTGGAGGCCTGAACCTCCAAGTGGCCGTCTCATCCCTGCTGGTCTTCGCCAACCCCTCCCCCGACGCGTACGCCTTCCACCGCCTGTGGGAGACAGCAACCGGGGCCGTGGTGACGATCCTCCTCGCCCCCCTGCTCTGGCCCCCCGACCCCCGCCGCTTCCTGCCCGTCCTCGTAGAGGACTGCCGTACGCGCCTCATCCAAGGGATCGACGGTTCTGTGGCCGCCGTGGGCGCAGGCCTCGTCCTCGCCCGCGAGAACCTCGCCGCCGCCACCGAGCACTGTGCGGCGGTCCGCGGCCACGCCGCGCGGGCCCAGGAGGCCGCGCGCCTCATGCGTTTCAACCCCCTGCATCGCCGGCACCGAGGGGAGGTGCAGCGCCTGGTCCTCGCCGTCGAGACCGCCGATCGGCTGGCCGTCCACGTGTCGGTGCTGGCCCAGGATGTCGCGGCGTTCGCCGACCGGCTCGACCTGGCCTCCGTCCTGGCCGACGCCCGGCCCCGGCTTGCAGAGATCGCCGCCCCCACGACCCAGGCGATCGTTCACGCCTTGTCCGGTGCGGACCCACAGTCGGCCGTGGCCACCGCTCGGGGTCTGCTCACCGCGTACGTGCACTCGGACTCTCGCCCCGCCGTGGTGACCCTGCGCCGCCCGTTCCTGCGCATCCTCGACGACCTCGGGGCCTGA
- a CDS encoding IS30 family transposase, whose product MVRRQQAADRAVRPKLRSPGHPKYQRHVEAAFWTEIAKGLLAEEAAAVVGVAPAVATRWYRQCGGMRPFDPKPPSGRYLSFREREEIALLKAQGKGVREIARDVGRDPGTISRELRRNAATRAGRRDYRASVAQWKADMAARRPKAAKLVANPRLHAYVQERLSGQISTPCGRAIAGPATGNWTGRNKPHRADRAWVQAWSPEQIANRIKLEFPDDESMRISHEAIYQALYIQGRGALKRELILCLRTGRALRAPRARSRRKTWAHVTPEALISERPAEVEDRAVPGHWEGDLIIGLERSAIGTVVERSTRFTMLVGTIPRTKNGPALAGYGAISMKNALANTMSTLPEQLRRSVTWDRGKEMSAHTQFRIETGIPVFFADPHSPWQRGTNENTNGLPRQYFPKGTDLSRWSAEDIEAVAHALNTRPRKTLGWKTPAEALNEQVLLLQQACVATTG is encoded by the coding sequence GTGGTTCGTCGTCAGCAGGCAGCGGACAGGGCGGTGCGTCCGAAGTTGAGGTCTCCGGGGCATCCGAAGTACCAGCGTCATGTCGAGGCGGCGTTCTGGACGGAGATCGCCAAGGGCCTTCTTGCCGAGGAGGCCGCGGCCGTCGTCGGCGTGGCGCCGGCGGTCGCGACGCGCTGGTACCGCCAGTGTGGCGGCATGCGACCGTTCGATCCGAAGCCGCCTTCGGGCAGATACCTGTCGTTTCGCGAGCGGGAAGAAATCGCGCTTCTCAAAGCCCAGGGCAAAGGAGTGCGCGAGATCGCTCGAGATGTCGGTCGTGATCCTGGAACGATTTCCCGGGAACTGAGGCGCAACGCGGCCACGAGAGCCGGCAGGCGTGACTATCGGGCGTCCGTTGCCCAGTGGAAAGCCGACATGGCTGCACGCCGCCCGAAAGCGGCAAAGCTCGTTGCCAACCCGCGGTTGCACGCCTACGTCCAGGAGCGACTGTCCGGTCAGATCAGCACGCCATGCGGCAGGGCTATCGCAGGTCCTGCAACAGGCAACTGGACGGGACGGAACAAGCCGCATCGCGCGGATCGGGCATGGGTCCAGGCTTGGAGTCCGGAGCAGATCGCGAACCGGATCAAGCTGGAATTCCCGGATGATGAGTCCATGCGCATCAGCCACGAGGCGATCTACCAGGCCCTCTACATTCAGGGCCGCGGAGCGCTGAAACGCGAGCTCATTCTGTGTCTTCGAACCGGTCGCGCTCTGCGTGCGCCGCGGGCGCGTTCACGCCGGAAGACCTGGGCGCACGTGACGCCGGAAGCGTTGATCAGCGAGAGGCCCGCCGAGGTCGAGGACCGTGCTGTTCCCGGCCACTGGGAAGGGGACCTGATCATCGGGCTGGAGCGTTCCGCGATCGGCACCGTAGTCGAGCGGTCGACCCGGTTCACGATGCTGGTCGGGACAATCCCCCGAACGAAGAACGGCCCCGCCCTGGCCGGTTACGGAGCGATCTCCATGAAGAACGCACTCGCCAACACGATGTCGACGCTGCCCGAGCAGCTGAGGCGCTCTGTGACATGGGACCGCGGCAAGGAGATGTCGGCACACACGCAGTTCCGCATCGAGACCGGTATCCCTGTGTTCTTCGCCGATCCACACAGCCCATGGCAGCGAGGCACAAACGAGAACACGAACGGGCTCCCGCGTCAGTACTTCCCGAAAGGCACCGACCTTTCACGCTGGTCCGCCGAGGACATCGAAGCTGTCGCCCACGCACTGAACACCAGACCACGCAAGACACTCGGCTGGAAGACCCCAGCCGAGGCACTCAACGAGCAAGTACTGTTGCTCCAACAGGCCTGTGTTGCAACGACCGGTTGA
- a CDS encoding IS5 family transposase (programmed frameshift), with the protein MVDDDLWALIEPLLPPWPERAPGPRPVADRLCLQGILYVLCNDIAWQLLPLELGFGSGQTCWRCLERWQRAGVFDRLHRILLAGLNAAGRLDWSRACVDGSHVRAKKGGADTGPSPVDRRKTGSKHHLICDGRGTPLKVITTASNVNDVTQTLALVDSVPPVAGRPGRPRRRPEALLGDKGYGSDPSREELRKRRILPVISRRGAPNIKGMGELRYVVEQTFALLHQFKRLAVRWERRTELHDAFVSLACSLICWRRLKKACS; encoded by the exons ATCGTGGACGACGACTTGTGGGCGCTGATCGAACCGTTGCTGCCGCCCTGGCCCGAGCGGGCGCCGGGGCCGCGGCCTGTGGCGGACCGGCTCTGTCTCCAGGGCATTCTCTACGTCCTGTGCAACGACATAGCCTGGCAACTCCTGCCGCTGGAGCTGGGGTTCGGCTCCGGACAGACCTGCTGGCGCTGCCTGGAGCGGTGGCAGCGGGCAGGAGTCTTCGACCGGCTGCACCGCATCCTGCTCGCCGGGCTGAACGCGGCCGGCCGACTCGACTGGTCGCGGGCCTGCGTGGACGGCTCCCATGTCCGCGCGAAAAAGG GGGGTGCCGACACCGGTCCGTCGCCGGTCGACCGGCGCAAGACAGGCAGCAAACACCACCTGATCTGCGACGGACGCGGCACCCCGCTCAAGGTCATCACGACCGCGTCGAACGTCAACGACGTCACCCAGACCCTCGCCCTGGTCGACAGCGTCCCACCCGTCGCCGGCCGCCCCGGTCGTCCTCGAAGGCGCCCAGAAGCCCTGCTCGGAGACAAGGGCTACGGCTCCGATCCGAGCCGCGAAGAGCTCCGCAAGCGGCGGATCCTGCCTGTCATCTCCCGCAGGGGCGCCCCGAACATCAAGGGCATGGGCGAGCTCCGTTACGTCGTCGAGCAGACCTTCGCTCTGCTCCACCAGTTCAAACGACTCGCCGTCCGCTGGGAACGCCGCACCGAGCTCCACGACGCCTTCGTCTCCCTCGCCTGCAGTCTGATCTGCTGGCGACGCCTCAAGAAGGCCTGCTCATGA
- a CDS encoding sodium:solute symporter family protein, whose translation MKAGVATAVLAAFLVLAVVLGLLAARGRDSGAGTGLAHWSLGGRSMGPLLSWVLLAGEGYTSFSYLGAAGWGYAYGVPVLYVVAYMSCGFAVLHLVGPLLWKYAHTHHLIGMSDIVAHRYRRPWLGAVVAVTATVFMLPYIQLQIMGMGVVVSTVTYGAVSINWSYAVAFVVSTAFIIGSGLRGSAWVSVLKDALVIGTLLFLAAYLPWHYFDGFGGLFEQVAADYAQWLTLPGHGAGADGRGELGVTWFVTTVVVNSLVLMVFPSTVAGLLAARDADVVRLNTTWLPFYNLLLFVPMLLGMTALFVVPGLTGTETDQALLRLVVDGLPAWVVGIVGVAAALSALVPMAVFMLVIGTMWGRSVLPLLFRTISDTRQHQSAKAVVLVTGAVALAATYLAPSTLVRLSLVSCEAMAQLLPLVVLGLLWRGLHFTAGVSGLVVGALFVFILVSTGNDPLAGVNAGLIGLAANLLTVLAVTASRKATQRHDDDDRPDSEVLAWTRNVSI comes from the coding sequence TTGAAGGCCGGTGTCGCCACGGCCGTGCTGGCCGCGTTCCTGGTCCTGGCCGTCGTCCTTGGGCTACTCGCGGCCCGGGGCCGGGACTCCGGCGCCGGCACTGGTCTGGCGCACTGGTCGCTGGGCGGCCGCAGCATGGGGCCGCTCTTGAGCTGGGTGCTGCTGGCGGGCGAAGGGTACACCAGCTTCAGCTACCTGGGTGCGGCCGGGTGGGGATACGCCTACGGGGTCCCGGTGCTGTACGTCGTCGCGTACATGTCTTGCGGATTCGCTGTCCTCCATTTGGTCGGACCACTGCTCTGGAAGTACGCGCACACCCATCACCTCATCGGCATGAGCGATATCGTGGCCCACCGCTACCGGCGTCCCTGGCTCGGAGCGGTAGTGGCTGTCACGGCGACCGTATTCATGTTGCCCTACATCCAGTTGCAGATCATGGGTATGGGCGTCGTCGTCTCGACGGTCACCTACGGTGCGGTGAGCATCAACTGGTCCTACGCCGTGGCGTTCGTGGTCAGCACGGCTTTCATTATCGGCAGTGGGCTGCGCGGCAGCGCCTGGGTCTCGGTCCTCAAGGACGCGCTGGTCATCGGTACCCTCCTCTTCCTCGCGGCCTACCTGCCGTGGCACTATTTCGACGGATTCGGAGGATTGTTCGAGCAGGTGGCGGCCGATTACGCGCAGTGGCTTACCCTGCCGGGTCACGGCGCCGGGGCCGACGGCCGCGGAGAACTCGGCGTGACCTGGTTCGTCACGACGGTGGTCGTCAACTCTCTGGTCCTGATGGTGTTCCCCAGCACGGTCGCCGGGCTGCTGGCGGCGCGGGACGCCGATGTGGTGCGGCTCAACACGACGTGGCTCCCCTTCTATAACCTGCTGCTGTTCGTGCCGATGCTGCTTGGTATGACCGCCCTGTTTGTGGTGCCGGGCCTCACGGGGACCGAGACCGACCAGGCCCTGCTGCGGCTGGTGGTGGACGGCCTGCCCGCATGGGTGGTCGGCATCGTGGGCGTGGCCGCCGCGCTGTCCGCGCTGGTACCCATGGCGGTCTTCATGCTGGTGATCGGTACGATGTGGGGGCGCAGCGTACTGCCCCTCCTGTTTCGCACGATCTCCGACACCCGTCAGCACCAGAGCGCGAAGGCGGTCGTACTCGTCACGGGGGCGGTGGCGTTGGCGGCGACCTATCTGGCCCCCAGCACCCTGGTCCGCTTGTCGCTGGTCTCGTGCGAAGCCATGGCTCAGTTGCTTCCCCTGGTCGTACTGGGGCTCCTGTGGCGAGGACTGCATTTCACCGCCGGGGTGTCCGGCCTGGTGGTGGGCGCTCTGTTCGTGTTCATCCTGGTCTCCACGGGCAACGACCCCCTCGCCGGGGTGAACGCTGGCCTCATCGGCCTCGCTGCCAACCTGCTCACCGTCCTCGCGGTCACCGCGTCGAGGAAGGCGACACAACGTCACGATGACGACGACAGGCCGGATTCAGAAGTCCTGGCTTGGACACGCAACGTTTCCATCTGA
- a CDS encoding DUF3311 domain-containing protein gives MLFLAPLPWVNRSEPAVGGVPFLMFWIMCATLATPLAILAAGQRGAR, from the coding sequence GTGCTTTTCCTGGCGCCACTGCCCTGGGTCAACAGGTCAGAACCGGCGGTGGGGGGTGTGCCCTTCCTCATGTTCTGGATCATGTGCGCCACTCTGGCCACGCCCCTTGCCATCCTGGCGGCTGGTCAGCGGGGCGCACGTTGA
- a CDS encoding IS5 family transposase yields the protein MPALPSCLLEPLWDQFSALLPARREFAADHPLGCHRRRIADRTVFEHVVLALVHGSGYERISTPGCSDRTIRRRVKEWSELGISEKVHALALEAHDRMIGLGLGEISVDGCITKAPSGGEKAGRSPVDRGKQGLKRSVASDACGVPIGIVSAGANRHDSPLLGPTLEAAKAQVGAMPTAVNVNLDRGYDSTTSRALIAELGFTAEIARKGVPAPIQAGKRWVVERTHSWMNDYGKLRRCTEKSGSIVDFYLYLAAALVTLRMLIRRATSRYRWADRPTTRRLK from the coding sequence GTGCCCGCGCTGCCATCTTGCCTGCTCGAACCCCTCTGGGACCAGTTCTCCGCCCTCCTGCCCGCCCGGCGAGAGTTCGCTGCGGACCACCCGCTGGGCTGCCACCGCCGCCGGATCGCTGACCGGACGGTCTTCGAGCACGTCGTGCTCGCGCTGGTCCACGGCTCAGGCTACGAGCGCATCTCCACCCCCGGATGCTCCGACCGCACCATCAGACGCCGCGTCAAGGAGTGGTCTGAACTGGGGATATCCGAGAAGGTCCACGCACTGGCTCTCGAGGCGCACGACCGGATGATCGGTCTCGGGCTGGGCGAGATCTCGGTGGACGGCTGCATCACCAAGGCCCCGTCCGGCGGTGAGAAGGCGGGACGCTCCCCGGTCGACCGGGGCAAGCAAGGACTGAAACGCTCGGTCGCCTCCGACGCCTGCGGTGTCCCGATCGGAATCGTCTCCGCCGGCGCGAACCGGCACGACTCACCCCTGCTGGGCCCCACCCTGGAGGCGGCGAAGGCACAGGTCGGCGCAATGCCGACGGCGGTCAACGTCAACCTCGACCGCGGCTACGACAGCACCACGTCCCGTGCGCTTATAGCCGAGTTGGGATTCACGGCCGAGATCGCGCGTAAGGGCGTGCCAGCCCCGATCCAAGCCGGCAAGCGCTGGGTGGTCGAGCGCACGCACTCGTGGATGAACGACTACGGCAAGCTGCGGCGCTGCACAGAGAAGAGCGGCAGCATCGTGGACTTCTACCTGTACCTGGCCGCCGCCCTCGTCACGCTCCGCATGCTCATCCGTCGAGCAACGAGCCGCTACCGCTGGGCCGACCGCCCCACCACCCGACGCCTCAAGTGA